From the genome of Halarsenatibacter silvermanii:
AACATCGAAAGAATGAAGCTGGATTGTTTCCCGCGAGAGGTTCTGGCCGAACTTTATAAGGAACATAAAGGCAAGGATTTTTACGAAAGTATCGTGGGAGGTTTTGCCGGTGAGCCGATAGTAGCTATGATATTGAGCGGGAAAGATAATGTGATCAAGCGGGTTCGAACTATTATGGGCTCTACTGATCCAGCTGAAGCCGTCCCGGGCACTATTCGCGGTGATTATGCCCATCACATGGAACCCGATAATATAATGCATGCTTCCGACTCAGCTGAGTCTGCAAAAAGAGAAATAGAATTATTTTTCCCTGAATACAGCTAAATCACGTTCTTAAAAACTAAATTTGCCCGCAGAACCGGGCATTATTTAGGTTCTGCGGGCGTTTATCAGGTGTTCTGAAGGAATAATTCGCTGTTTTGCTTGAAGAGCAGAATAATGACCATGACTGAGATTATAAGTGCCGGCAGCAGATGAGATAGGTTGTAAATAAAGGAGTATATCCAGGGATTCTGGTTTTCCGGAGCGAATTCTGCGAAAAATATTGCGCCGGCCAGAATGTGAGACAGAAGTCTACCTCCTCCTCCCAGCCCCAGGGCAAAAAGCAATCTGCCAAATTTTATTTTACCTAACTCTGAAAAGACTGGCAAGATACCGGCGATTCCCACCATCATATAGGCCAGAGGATAATCCAGTATAAGCTGAGCCGGATGAACTATATAAGGACCGGTGATCAGCTGTAGCAGGCCGTGGATTAAGCCGGTGATAATTCCAGCTCCGCCCCCATGACGAAAGGCCACAAAAAGAATTGGCAGCATCTCCAGATTTACCGAACCACCCTGAGGCATTCTCCAGAGAGTTATGAAGCTTAATACCGTTGATAAAGATGCAGCTACAGCAGCTTCAGCCATTATTCTTGTTCTGGTCGTGTTCATCAAAAAACTCCTCCCTATCCGGGGATCTGGCTTTCGGAATACTGGAGGAGGATTTAATAATTCCCTGCGCCTGCATTACCAGGATCAGGTTATGCGGGTCGATGCAGTGCATCCTCTCAGCCTCCGAGCGAGGCTCCCCGGTATTTAATTTGCGAAAATATATTTTTAAGCACTCTATCTTCACATTTCGAGACTATAGCAAAAATTCCTTTAC
Proteins encoded in this window:
- the ndk gene encoding nucleoside-diphosphate kinase; the encoded protein is MSKSETLVLLKPEAVKRQLVGEIISRLEKANFNIERMKLDCFPREVLAELYKEHKGKDFYESIVGGFAGEPIVAMILSGKDNVIKRVRTIMGSTDPAEAVPGTIRGDYAHHMEPDNIMHASDSAESAKREIELFFPEYS
- the thiT gene encoding energy-coupled thiamine transporter ThiT, yielding MNTTRTRIMAEAAVAASLSTVLSFITLWRMPQGGSVNLEMLPILFVAFRHGGGAGIITGLIHGLLQLITGPYIVHPAQLILDYPLAYMMVGIAGILPVFSELGKIKFGRLLFALGLGGGGRLLSHILAGAIFFAEFAPENQNPWIYSFIYNLSHLLPALIISVMVIILLFKQNSELFLQNT